CACTTTTTGCTGGCTCTCTAGGCTGTTCTCTTGAGCACGTGAATAAAATAGCACGGCGTGTGGGCCTGGCCAGGTGTGTAGGCTTTAAAGTCTCCGTAGCACTCCTGCTCACATTTTCCGGCGAAGGCATCCTTAAGCAGCTCCTTGAAGTTCTCCACACGATGGGGGTAGTAGGACAGGCGGAATTTACTGGAAATGAAGAGGGTGGGGAGTTGGCACGGGTTAGCACAAAACAGAGCAATGACCACGAAACTAAATGTGAGGAACAAATGTAAGGAACACATATTAGATACAATATATCGTGTAAATATATTTTGTGCCCTCAAATTGAAGGGCAAGGAATGGGCATATTAAAGCCCCGTCAATTTAGTCAGGCCAAATCCGACTAGTCCGGCCaattgctggtgaaatgtcagtgtggctggtagaaaacaGCCTCTTACTAGCCACATAAAGagcctactagccactttgatccattagtgagtgtgtgtttggctagtaaggttacaaatctactagccattttggctggtgataaaaaaaagttaatttagagccctgaatataatGATATCAATATCAGCgtcacactactgtgtgtgtttgtttatccaTCAATACCTTGTCTGGACCTCTGTATGTCCCTCCTCCAGCAGCTCCAGGGTGTAGTCCAGAGTGATCATGTGAGGCTTGTTGTTCACCCACAGCACCGATGTGGCAATGTCCTGCTTGAGGTCACTCTGAGGtggggaaggggggaaaaaaagaagataatGTTGCATCGTCAGGCTAGAACTGGTCTGGAGAACTGGTGCCTTTTGGTTGAAAGgtgaaagataaaaaaaaacgaACCAAGATGCAGCTGTATTGACAAACATGACCAGAGGAGATATACACCtggggcctacactacaaagctggttcaggagtaagccaGGTTAAGTTCAGAGGTAACATCATGAAATCATTGCTGACTAAGTTAGCATTTTACTTGGTTGAGGACtccagctcttctattagatgatttacctcttaacttaaccttgacttatcctgaaccagctttgtagtataggtccTCGTTGAATAAATGAGTCGGCAGGGACGATGATGATGTCATCACATAAAAAATACAGATGTGTGCACCTGCAAACCTACAATGCCTGGCACACCTTTGACTGTCTACCTGGTATCAAGTTGGGTCATTAGCTAGAGAACAACAACCTTAAAGGACATATTCCACCCTGGCATTTTTTTGGTCCGCCCTCTCTTAGATACTAGCCTGCGAATTAGATGCATAGTCTGTTCACATAGTGTTTGAAATGTCTTAACCATAAAGGTAGCACACAAGATatgaagccatttttttttttttacagaggtgAGCCCCTCCTCCTTCCTAATTTGCGCCAACGCTCTGTATTGTTTCTGTGAACGGGAAACGCAGCCAGTGGAGGTGACATGCCACTTGCAGGCGCAGAGTGTGTATGTAACTAGGGGTGAAACGTCATATTTCAAAAGGATCGAGTACAACTGGTGTAAGTAGATCTTTCAGACACTTTGAATAGCTATGTAAGTTTCAAACACCATGTGAATGGCCCTTGGGGCATAGAGGTTAATCACCCCTGAACTAAGCAGGGCACTCTTCTTGCCACCCCACCCTTCATTCCCCTTTAAAGGACACAAGGTCAGGTCAGCGAGCTGCATCTACAAtagtatttctcaacgggggggcgttacagccccccagggggcgtttgtgAGCTctctgcttagttgccattggggagcattagttcatttatttttttttataataaagggggcgttgtcagacttatgacgaggtcaagggggcgtttggaggcttgtgatgaggcaaagggggcatttgttcaaaaaaggttgagaaacactgatttactaTCTCCCTGGGAAACGAGACCTGCGGTCCGAGGTCGACCGAAGACAACATGTCTCCATGTCAGTGGAGAGGGAATGCACAAGAGGATCCTTGAACTATCTCTGTAGCAACGCATGTTGGAGTTCTCATCAGGGCGTTTCAACTGGATAGCAGTAGATTAGGCTAGTGGGTTACCGGGTTAGTTAAAGGCTAACTTGACTTGATTGCAGCATGCATAAAAAGGTATCTTAAATGACACTCTACCCTCTACTCTACTACAGTATTTGCCTAATCATGTCTGAATGACTCCATTAGCTCTGCAAGCAAAGGTCAACATAGGTTGTGCCACCATTTGCAGCAACCTTGGAGGAAAGCCATCTAACACACCGTTAGACCACATTGGAAGGTGGAGACtagggggaggattgggaagtCAACCCCGGGCCAGAATTGAACTCGGGTCCCCGGCGCAACAGTACAGCACCCCAGCCATTTGGGCCACGGCCAAGGCCCTTTTTTTGGTCtctttttatttacttttctACAGATATTTCAAGCTTGGCTATTCTTCCAAGAGAAGACTGAATAAGCTGGGAAAAAATAATTAATAGGAGACTTTTGGTGTATAGGCTTTGCTTAAGCCTATAGGTTCACTTTTTTGGGCGCAGGCTTATTTTACCTATAAGCGCATGACTTATATTATTGCGATTTTACAATTAGTAGCTCGATAAAGCTCAGATTTCCAATGTAAATCTTGTCGGTTATGTTCAAGTACTCCATTATATCGCTCACTACTGTAGTGTTGATAACAATTCAGTGAACACGCAGGTCCGGACTCGGAGCTCTCTTATTGCGGCACTGTTATTGTGGCACTTGTTGATTATACGCTCATTGCTGTGCAATCACTCACCCCACTTCCTTCCTAGTGTTTAAAGAGGGTGGACCATAAAGCAAATATAAAAGATATGATGCAATACTCGGTGAGCATTGCTTTCAGTGATTACAATGCAAAAAGTCTGTGCAGGAAGAATAGTTAATTGGAAGAGGATTAGGAATTTGTCTGGCAGTACCTGACACTTTAGGTTTACGACGCCATTATTTGTTGAGTTCTGAGTGAATCAGTTAATTGGTTACTCTTCAGATCCCAAAGGAATTTAAGGTGTCTAGAACAGTGATGGGCACCCTGGATAAATGAGTTACAATCCAATGCAatgtattccaaatgacctggttttacctgtccaattcaaccaggtcatCCAaggccatggaattcagagttgtgacaccTGGCATACAGGAAATTGCTTGGTGACAGAACCACTATGTAACAAGCAAAGGTGAAGtagaaatgaattacatttaccttaactgcactttctgtgttctacaCCTGCTTCCTGGAACTAtagtggaactatgtcaatggccatgtatgtgtcaaaggctccatgagccaccaTTGTTGTGTTGAAAAATGGAGcactgaggtcaatgggattagcctgacTCTTACTTTCATGGCTCTGAGGTCAtcatgaaaaatgagaaaaagtcgcaccatgcatagattTCTTTTATTACGCAGACGCGTTTTGGCGTTCTGAAACGCGAACGCGAACGCCGAACGCCGAaatgcgtctgtgtaataaaagaaacctatgcatggtgcgaccttttctcatttttcagttttacaatattttggtcagcaagaaagaagagaaaaactgttgggtgacccctgctccaacctttatgaactctgAGGTCATCCTACAAACAGGCAATCATCTGGTGGAGTTGGAAAGGTAAAaacaatatgtggcactggactgtagcTAATTTAATCcatgttgcccatcactgctcgaGAATATTGTTGTACAAAGACATCCAAATTCTCAGAAGGTCATAGACAGGCCGATAGTGAATCCATACCTGGTAGTAAATGTTCTTTCCCTGAGGTGCGTTGCCGGTTTTTAGAATGTAGTCGTAGTTACGATGGTCGATGATCAGGATGCCTCCAGGCTTCACCATACTGGCAATGTTGTGAAGTGCTAGCTTTTGGTCACTTTGGTcccctacaagaaaaaaaaagacccaaaaaaaacaaaatgaccgTCTAAACCACTCACCTCAGATGAACTTTCCAGTGTAAACATACAACTGTGACATTATGATAGCTAGTAAATCAAGTAGAATTGTAATACAGTATCTTGGAATTTCAGGGAATTAAATGTGCCCGATCAGAACTTGTGGAAATTTACATTTTAAGGTCAGGGAATATCATGGACTTTCGCATCTGACTTGCTGTGAGAATCCTGGTATTACATgtatttcacagacacacacacacacgcgcacacacacacacacctagttacCTTTGAAGTCTGGCAAGTGAGCGAAAGAGTTTCCTAAGCAGATGACAGCGTCAAATCCACTACCAGGCTTCTGCACATCATCCTTCAGAGTCAGCCAGTTCGCCTCCTCGATAACTGGAATGAGTCACACAAATGAGTTAGGGCTACCTTATGTATAATGTTAAGTAGGGCTGCAAGGCCTCCTCCTTGACGACTAAAGGAAGCGGCAGACCAGGTGGCGGGAGCTCTTAAAGTCTCAAAAATATTCTAGGAGCAGGCCCAgtaaagtcacatgaaaattgaaagtctgcacaccaggctcccgtgtttttcatttaatgtgacgtttcgggcaggatgcccttcatcagacaagaTGTCTGCTGAAGGgcatttattttcaattttcatgggACCTCTTGAAGCCTCATGGGCCACATGGGCCCGGAAGAGGAATGTGTGAGGAGTGATAATGCAAAGCTCTACAGACCTGGAACTATTACGGTAGTCCCATAGTTAATTTGTATGAAAATGTAAGACTTATTGGTAACACTTAAAAGGCATTATAAATAAACCTAGGAAAAAATTGACTAAtggtgaacaaaacattaacatctCTTTTGTAAATGAgagggaaatgttatgttaatattttataggtACGTTTTTTAtcgtacatttacaattgttttgtaaattaatttaaaaaaaaaaggtttgtaaaatcttcaACATATcacttgtagatattttatagaGCATTAATAAAACTAATGAAAACATGTGTTGATGTTTTGTTAATCATTGGTGAATTATTTACCAAGTCTTTACAATGCTTTTTAGGGCATCCCTTATCCTAAAGTGTTCCATAAATGTCTTCTTACCCCACTGGTCAAAGGCTGGCTCTTTTCTCCTGTCCCACCTCTCCTTCAGGGCATACTTGAGCATTTTGTCACTGGCGTCCACGCTCACCATTTTGAATCCCTCCTCAACCAGCATGATCGAGTCCACTCTGAACAAAGTCAAAGAAAGCAGAAATTGTAATGCAACTAAACTGAGATACATGAGAttgaaaaaatatgtttttttttctcgcaaTATGACCTCCTTGAAAACAACTCTACAGCTAGAGCAAGTCGACAGGTTCATAGTGGACTTGCTATCCTACGTCACCCTGTTACAATTTGATGAACAATTTAAGTGACTCCGGAATCGTTATTTAAAGGGACagacactatgtgagattttcagttgtttatttccagaattcatgctgcccattcactaatgttacccttttcatgaatacttacaaccacaatcaaattctaagtattcattatgactggaaaaattgcacttttcatgcatgaaaagggggatattctccatggtccgccattttgaatttcccaaaatagtaatttttagctgcaaaaatgactctacttggaccatactaaaaaacatttgtttattacttagtaaactttcatgtaaagatcaaatttggcaataggcagcccagtttcaatgagcagcatagttgcagtaccttttttgaccatttcctgcacagtgtacctttaatgcagAAACAAGCTTCTGTATTACTTTTCCCAAATTGGGAGCCAAATTGTCTCATACTGAACTACAGAGAAATACCTAGCTTCTGCAaatttaattaaattaattaaggcacctgcaaaacaaGTGAGTCGTTGATGAACCAATGGAGGAACCAATTTTAGATGCATTCTTTTATGGTTGGGGGACAACAGCTCACATAGTGGTGCTTGAAAGTAACATCTTAGAGCTCACATCTCATGTCTAAAACTGCCACATGACTTTGTAAAAGTGTTCGAATCATGTTGGTACATAGGATTCCATCACAGCATTACAGACTTTCACAACTGTAATAGTTGCGGCTCCACAACTCTTCATGTGCAGCAAGTGGATTCTGTCTGAACTGAGAATGGGTGTGACAGACTCATGGGTGCTGACTTAGCATTTCATGTGTTATGGCATACACTCAACAGCTGTCAGAGGCAACTGTCCAACAGCAGCCCAGAAAGTTATTATTAGCAAAGGCTAGTGGGCTAAGTATGTCAAAATCTCACTTGGAAGGCAGACAGAAGCACCActgcaaagagagaaaaaaaagcctcCCAAGTCTCTTAAAGAAGAACTCGATAAATGGACCCAAGCCCCAGGTTATGGACAAGTGACGTAATCTTTGCGGAATTCTACACACCCATTTTGACCTTGCCTCACCCAGTGCTCCAAATATCCCACTGAACTCAACTCAGTAAATCAAATAAATGTAGACGACAGACACGTGTCAGGTACCCACTTGTGGCCCACTTTTTCAGTTAGAAACAGTCCAGTCCAGTTAGAACCATCTCACATGGCTACCTGAGTGTTTCccaacacatacaaaaacagatCAACCCGCGGTTAAAGTTCCTGTGAGAACCAGTAGATAAGGGGAAGAAATTGGAACTGGCCGGCTGGAAACGGTTCCAGAACACACCGATTCATGACAGCCAATATTCCATGGAATGAAAATCCTTTGGAAATCCCACTCAAATTTAGCCACTAAAACCCTAACTTTTATGTCCGTCAGTGAGCAATATTAAAATGCGCACTGGCGTCCATACTATATTTCTTTTAATAAGTCACTGGGGTTGCCTGGATAAGAGGAGGTCAGGAGCAGAGTATGCTACTAATACAGAATAAAGCAAGAGGCTTTCCATGAAAAACAGATCTCTACATGAACATCAGGACAGCAATCTAACCTTGAATACAGACAAaaccaagaagaagaaagaatagAAACTGAAGGAAGAGAAAAATGTAGCGCATTTACCAACACATTTTTAGAGATTAGAGAGAGGTGTATTTTCCTTGACTCCCTCAGGAGTGAGGATCTGACTTTGACTCATAATGcttaacaacacaacacaacacaaaagacGGTAGTCTACTTATGTCAACTTTTTGTGCAGTCTTGGACATGCAAGTCTTGGACAGTCTTGGATAGGACAGTCTTGGACAATATAACAACCCTCAGCAAATTCTACAAGCAAATTCACCCTCTCCATCACAGTGAATCTTACACCTCTCAGGGAACAGACTGTCTCACTCACACCACAAACTTTAAGACTACTGTGAATTGAGGGTGGTGGGAAGTATTCCTGTAAGGCGTTTGAGAGCTGACAGCAGAGATTTGGACAATGCAACTAAAGCAACCAAAGCGTGCTGCACACTATACTGGAAATTCCAaaccacacagtagcctacagcccCAAAACAGTTGCCCCTGCCCTACTATAACACATCTGCCCTGGTCAGCAAGGTAATAAGGATGGCCTACACTACACAACGTGCAACAGCTGTGTGTAAATCATCCACCACAAGACTGACTGTCACCATGTCTTGCGCCAGAATTTCCACATCATTTCTGAATTAAACGTTCTAGAAGATAGTGACTCCAGATGTCTCATGAGTCATGGTGGTGTTACATACGAAACatgtttcattaaaaaaaaaaaaaaacaccattgtgGGCAGTGACAGTGCACACTCGGTTGCACATTTCTTGGCTTACAGAGCCAATTTTCATTAATTCAGTGTCACACTGCTAAAACTGCAGAGGCCTACAAACAATGGAACTGGGCAGTGGGAAAACACCAAGTGCCGCCATTGTTAAATTGTTTCGCAGATCGGAGCCCATGAGGCACTGCAATATTTGCCCATTCACTCTGTTATTCCCAATGGTTATTGTTTTATTGCATTATTACATGTCTACTTTATGTGAGTGACGTAGCCTACCAAAGTGGATCAAACTAAAGGAGAACCTTTTTTAAGTTGGGCTGGACCAGAAAACTATCACTAATCTGTTTTCAACTAGGCTGTGAACACCCTTTTTATTACTGTGTaatcacagacctgtattaacctagactggcaatgggcggttctagccagtggcagcttttcggattgtaTGGGCGCAGCCATActtgcctttttcgcgccctgtgggctcctcccacagacgtagccccgcctagtggagactatcgcagctgtgagccataggaatgcatacgatttcaaacggttaTTACAaagttatcaaagtgggtttcaatcattttttgtaagattttgacaaggcgtaacgtctaaattctcactccaataatgaaataaccctcactacctccagacgttttattagagagcctgaagctgagcggtcttgccagatcgggcggtttcccgcccaatcggggccggtgaggaaggcggtctgtgggtaaaaatggacgaacataatcagtgttatctggcaaccccgaagccgactgttttcgttgccgcttatgcaggtttgtggatatttgtgacactgaatcggccatgcttacgtgtgcaaagcttattttatgtacttaactcagatgtaatgacaactgtgtatattggtatgtatatttcttaaataagccgtacgttttcagtgaagctaccggtaactgtgctattattaatacaccccccccccaaggacgctgaaggtaacctagcaacaacacggcacagcacattgcagctgtgaaaataacgagccacttgagagcgagacttttctagaacattaatttatactagagctattgttctaaagacgttacacatggcctggtccaacttaactagtgaaccagtgttgcaaaaaaatatataaaaaaaaaaacccatcggtgcatgacgtcattacgtaattacgggagtctccactaagatggcggactacgattctgaggctctgagaaatccgaaaatttcgaggggcattgccagtctaggttaatacaggtctgtgtgtgtaataatctGTAAAGTCACTGTGATTAGCCTTTACAATTGTGTGCCTGTGGGAAGTTGCTGGTTTTTGCAGCCCGCCCCCAATGGGCGTGTAAGGTACTGCGTATTTTCGACTGTTCACTTTTGTTTGCATTGTTTTGTCTGGAACGCTGCCTTTTATTTTTGGCCACGTTCCAACACACCGGGCACACCTTCTATGCAACAAAATGCTGACCTGGCATGACTTGCAGAGCCATCAATGAATGAGAATCGTGGGGatggacaacttcacatcatttCATACAGTAGCTCTACTCTGTCCATGAGTCATTCTCGATGGAGAATGAGGCAAGAGAGGTTCCGTGTTGCCTCTTCCCACTTTACATCAGTAGTTTCAGTTTAACTAGTTGCTTACAAAAAGAGGGTATTCGTAGTTGCTTGCAAAAAGAGGGTATTCAGAATGCAAGGCAAACTGATAGCCACAAACCGATAACCCGTAAAAAGGTAAACatcaccatttcctgcacatgatTGGAGATCTTTGATGACAGCAGACATATAGTCGATCAAATAGGTGCCAGATTTCTAGCAAGTCAAATCAAACGGCAGCTGTAGGCTATATAGAATTGAGATTACCACGCCAGAAACGTTTGACTACATGCTACCTACCACGAAAAAAGGAGAAATGCCAAATGCATGTTGACTCAATAGCATTGCATTATGCTTACACAATTCACAGGCGATGCACACACAACAGTACCGCAAGTTCTGCCAGTGACACGTTCACGGACGCTTGGCCACGTACCCTCAATGTTTATAGATTGAAGCAAGGCTGATGAGTACGAGATACCTGTTTTGGAGCCAGATGTTGTGGTTTGTATAGACTAATTTTCATGTTTAAGTCATACAAAACTGTAATAACGTGGTTAGTAGATGGCCAACTCACGACAGGCTACCCACTGCTAGCTTGACAGGTAGTTTATTGCTGCTCAATTTAACAACACCTAAAATCTGTCAGTGTAAGTAAGCAATAACCTAAAATGTAGCAAAAACTAAAGACGCTGACAAACATCAATGAAATACCATACCCTGTGCCACAGGCAACGTCCAAGATTGAATGGACGTTGTGCCTTTTCAGTAGACCCATGATCCATGTTTTGTATTCTTCGGTTCTCTTTCTCGTGTCGCCGATGTAGAGCTGCCACACTTTCGCAGCCTTTCCGTCAGCATACTGATCTGGCAGACCTACGGCTGCAACCCCAAGGGAACGCGTGCGAAATACACTGTCAACTGACATTCTGTTATCCCGTGTTAAATGCAAATGTCCCCTTAAAATGACAAAAACGCTCTCCAAGATTGACTAGAATGATTTCTGTGACACACTTTCCTCCTGATATTTAAACTCGGGGTAACATACAACCAACACCTTGCCATGCCAAAGATGGTTACGAGGCTTTCCGGATAAAAACTTTACACCAATCAAAATGTATATTATTCTCACGCCTATGACGCGATTGGTCGAAGTGGCTCTGACGTTGAACGCTTGTATTTGTTCCCACCCCCTTCAAATTCACTGTTTTATGGAAGAACTTTAGAGGCCCCTCTAAGCAGATGTGTGTGcgcaaaataacaaaaaataaaataaaatattaattttGTATTAGAAGCTTCTCATATTCACTATACTTCATAAGCATAAGAAGTGTCCCACGATAAATTTATCAGAATAAGGATATCCAGCTAACCCTTGGCCAGCTGTTCAAGTTAGGCTATATTTCATTTTGAAAACAGTGAGCCTGTAATTCAGTAATGACACAAAGACTTATATTGAGCAAACCCATTATTttccttttcatatttttttaactgTTGAATGCACAACAGAGACAAGCCACATATTTGTCAACATCTTCCACACCCCTGTACATTTTTGGCCCAGCGCTGACACCACCTCTTGCTCTGATTGGCCACTGGCTGAAAGGAAGGGCCCACCACCCAAATGGTGGGTAAGAGAGTGCAGATTGAATCTGGTGGAACCAGAAACATCCAGACCGAAGCAGAACACATACGGTTACCAGCATTCTGATGAATGGATTCTGAGCACAGTGCAGCCTACTCTCACACTCACATagagtagcctacttttatgaaaAATGACCATTTCTGATCTTAATATTTCTCCTACTTACAAACATGCATGGGCCATGACAAGAACGCCACACACATCATTTGCAGAAAACGTTTAAGAATTCCAAAAAATACATTAGCATTAATTAAAATCTGCAAATGTCATACCATTTGCAAGCTTTCTTGATTCACCAGCAAAATGTAGCACGCTTTACAGCAATAATTCACGACTGTGAAAAAAATATTGCACAAATCATATTGTCCATTAGTAACCTTAATTTGCGACCTTCCAGATAGTGTATATAGTCCACAATTTGCAATTTCTGAAAACAGTAATCGCATTAGAGCCTAATGCATATGTTGCCTACTATACACATGTTGCAGCATGCAAAAATGCTCCAGCCGTCACTCTGAGTTTATCCTTGCTAAGATAAACCCACCTGAGGCAGAATACATTTCTACCTGACGAGTTGCCATATATGTCACCGTAGATAATACAATAGAATGACACAAAATCTGCCCATCAATCAAGACACTAAGAGGGTTTAGAGACAGCTGTGCTTGCCTATGATGCACCTAAACAATGTTTGAACTAGTTTGCTCACCAACTTTTGGTTAAACAGCTTCGCTAATATTGCGGTACCAGACTATACCGGTCATagtctagcccagtggttcccaaactttttctgctgatGATTTTGATGCTGATTTTTGCGACCCTCCACCTCTCATTTTCCAAATacagctacattttttttttttactaaaatgTAATCCACAGGAAAGGTAAATACATGTATTACCCATTGAAGGGAATGTTGTAactaacaatgtatggaaaggttatAATAAAAGCATATAGTCAAGgtttttatgcaaacagtcccttctgtccaccaccccccctgcagtacctctgtgggccccttaggg
This is a stretch of genomic DNA from Engraulis encrasicolus isolate BLACKSEA-1 chromosome 19, IST_EnEncr_1.0, whole genome shotgun sequence. It encodes these proteins:
- the gnmt gene encoding glycine N-methyltransferase translates to MSVDSVFRTRSLGVAAVGLPDQYADGKAAKVWQLYIGDTRKRTEEYKTWIMGLLKRHNVHSILDVACGTGVDSIMLVEEGFKMVSVDASDKMLKYALKERWDRRKEPAFDQWVIEEANWLTLKDDVQKPGSGFDAVICLGNSFAHLPDFKGDQSDQKLALHNIASMVKPGGILIIDHRNYDYILKTGNAPQGKNIYYQSDLKQDIATSVLWVNNKPHMITLDYTLELLEEGHTEVQTSKFRLSYYPHRVENFKELLKDAFAGKCEQECYGDFKAYTPGQAHTPCYFIHVLKRTA